Proteins encoded in a region of the Hordeum vulgare subsp. vulgare unplaced genomic scaffold, MorexV3_pseudomolecules_assembly, whole genome shotgun sequence genome:
- the LOC123420583 gene encoding 30S ribosomal protein S18, chloroplastic, which translates to MYTSKQPFLKSKQPFSKSKQTFNKSKQPFRKSKQTFRKFKQPFRKSKQPFRRRPRIGPGDRIDYRNMSLINRFISEQGKILSRRINRLTLKQQRLITLAIKQARILSFLPFRNYENEKQFQAQSISIITGSRPRKNRHIPQLTQKYNSNRNLRNYNQNLRNNNRNLSSDC; encoded by the coding sequence ATGTATACATCTAAACAACCTTTTCTTAAATCTAAGCAACCCTTTAGTAAATCCAAGCAAACTTTTAATAAATCCAAGCAACCCTTTCGTAAATCCAAGCAAACTTTTCGTAAATTCAAACAACCTTTTCGTAAATCTAAACAACCTTTTCGTAGGCGTCCCCGGATTGGCCCGGGAGATCGAATTGATTATAGAAACATGAGTTTAATTAATAGATTTATTAGTGAACAAGGAAAAATATTATCGAGACGAATAAATAGATTAACCTTGAAACAACAACGATTAATTACTCTTGCTATAAAACAGGCTCGTATTTTATCTTTTTTACCGTTTCGTAACTATGAGAACGAAAAACAATTTCAAGCCCAGTCAATTTCAATAATTACAGGTTCTAGACCCAGAAAAAATAGACATATTCCTCAATTAACGCAAAAGTACAATTCCAATCGAAACTTAAGAAACTACAACCAaaatttaagaaacaacaaccggAACTTAAGTTCCGATTGTTGA